Within the Hevea brasiliensis isolate MT/VB/25A 57/8 chromosome 2, ASM3005281v1, whole genome shotgun sequence genome, the region tgacCATGCCAAAAATTCACTCAATCATCCATTTTCTCATATATCAGCTAAAATTTTTAACTCTGAAACCTTGACTATTAATGTAGTCAACAATAATTTACTACACCCACtaaatatcattaattaattaagaaaaatattagAAGTGGTCTAATAAGAATTCCtaatgacattatttatgattttatataaatttgagatatataaatttattttatatttattaattgatTTACATGTTTATTAATTGCTATAAATCACTTTTTTCagaataaattatttgtaataaaagaattcaaataaaagaattcaaataaattttcatataataatacttgatttctatttttttaaaaatgaaaattttgaaaattttttaagttttaagGGATTGAATTTTTTCATTCCAAATAGGAAATTAGGTAAAAAAATTTATTGACAAAGAAGATAATTGCGACttattaattttacttttgaCGGTAATTTAAAATTGGGGACAAATAATTTTGATTATGAAATTATTTGTAAAAAAAGAATACAATTAAACCGAAAAAAtcatttataagaaaaaaattcaactaatatttgatttttatttcttttgaaatgaaatttcaaaaaaaattgaTTTCTTTTCATTACAAACATgagattaaataaattaaaaaaaggaCAAAATGCTATTTAGACTCTTAAAAGTTATTCTAAATAGTCACATAAGTCCTTAAAATGTTTGGAAATCCAGATAAACCCTTCaacataaacaaaaaaaaaaagattaaataaacCCTTATACTATTTTGtggataaataaatatttaacttttaaaaataaatataaaaaggaTTGAACTATAGATAAAAATATGCTGACGAGGATTCTGTGTACTAGAAGATTTTCGTGTACGGTCTTAACTAAATTTATATTAGAGACAAATTATAATtcaatctttttttatttatttttaaaagttaaagaatTTCTTTATCcacgaaataaaattttaatttttaaatagaaaagcgtgaattatatgaaattcaattaaattctatATCATTAGTAGAGTAAATATAATATCAAATAGtgaaattcatttcaaatgaatTCTAATCATAATTCAATTGTCTAATCAAAAAACTATAATTCAATTAAAGTGTGGTCGAAATGAACCAAACATTATGCAAGATACTGGGAGTTAAAGAAAGTTGGAGGGGCTTATCAAGCAGGATCAGAGAGTTTATTAACAGCCAGTGTGTTCGCCAAGACGAAGACAATGTATTATGCATGGGATCGAGGAATCTAGATTTGTGGGGTTCTTGTTCGCTATCAACACCAGGATTTGAGAACCAGTGAATTCATAAGAGCTTCCCATGTTTCCCCAGTGCTGTCAAGTGCTCCCTTCGTTTCCTAGCTACTGGCAGCCATCCACCGATGACAAGGCAGGATTCCCTCAAACAATGACTACCAATGTCAACATGGATGTCTTGTTTTCTTGAAGTAAATATATATGTTGCTTAGATTTcgtttcatttttcttttatacATTTTATCAGACATGATTGAAGCGCTTACAGGCACAAGCCGCCAACATTCATACCAAAAGTGATATTCTGTTCAAGTAACAAATACAACATTGCAATTATTGCGCTTGCATCCATTTAAAAATGAAATGTGATACATCAAATTTTAACACCTTATCTATCTGTACATCAACCCATACCATTTGCTATAAGGGAAGCGAAAAACCAAGGTTcatataacatacaaattgtcacatCAAATGGGTAACTATTTAGGTATTAATGACTTCTATAATAGCAAAATGTAGTTGTCTACAATTGAATGGTGCACATAACTGCTGTATTAAAATCCAAAAGGCAATGAAATGGCGGTTTTGTAATGAGTGATCTCCATGTCTTCTTCCTAGGATTGTAAATTTGGATGAGAAGTGATCCTACCCTCTTTTGCTGTCGTGGCCTTCGACTTTCTGTTGCATCACCTCCTTTCAGAAAAGTCATTACAAGCAGCTCCCCATTCAACACCACAAAACCACATGAGGAGTTGCGAGGAGCTTTTCTTGGTACGCCAGACTCTTTTTGCCAAGAGTTTGAAACCATGTCATATCTGTAATGCAGAAAAACATGAATGTGTAATTTGTGTATCACCAATAACTTCCAAAACTAAGCATTTATAACTAACAGAAAAGTAATCACATGAAAAGTTTGTACCAGTCCCATACCATAAATTATGCATCACTCATCTTTTCCCTCATCATTCAAGGTTTAACCAATGTATAATGCAGATAACGAAAAGCTTGAGAAGATGCGAGACTAGAGAAATTAATATTACAGTATAGATTGTACATAGGTCTTACTCAGGACATTATTGAGCAATTTCTAGTGCCTCTACTATCTTATAAGTAACTTTATCAAGAAAACTAATCGCTAGTCCTGTGTCTCATAATTTGTACTGTAGTCTTTCGTATAATCAAGGAAGCAAGAAAACTAACTACAAAACCCTACCGCAACCACATTGACCTGCAATACTGACTCAAAGACACCAGAAGGGTCTCCCACACGTGACTCCCATGTGTGAATAACCCAATTATGCAAGTGACTTTGCTTGACTAATAAATCAGCACAGATATTTGCCTCACTGGTAACCATGAGACAATTAACATATCCAATCCATTGCAATTAGCATGCTCTCAGCAGTCTTGCATCAAACCACTtaatcttatttgttttgtacttgGACTCAGGGTCCAAGTTGGGTTTGGAACACCATATCTATATCCATATAATTTCCTTCAATTTCAGTTTATCAAAATGATATgataattttcaaaataaagCTTCTTCATGTTAAGCAAGCAATTCAGCCCCAGGCGATGCCAGAGGACTTTTAGGtgtgtaaaaattaaaaaaactttTACCTAATCTTCAGTTTTCCAAGCAGTTATGTTCTCAGTTCAGATTTTTTTTTCCccaaaaaaaacttaaaattcttcaattgagaCTCGCGCTACCCACATAATCCTTGCCGTTGTTCTATGTAATCGTAATAACATAATTTACTATACAATtggataaaaaccctcaaatcaTCTACTACTAAAGACATTTGAAGAATAAAAAGCCAAGCAAATTTTGCCACCAAGTAGATTGTGTAAAAAGTTATAATCTGAGAATTTCAACTTCAGCATTCTAATACTTTTGTAACTAAAGAGGCAGCAGTATAATGAAAACAGAAACTAAAACACCACCTCGAAACAGAGGAGAGGAAAGGACGAGAGCTCACATCAAAATCCATAATTGAAGCTAAACATTATCAATTTGCATGTATATGAAAGGTATGATCCACCATAGATCACGCCAATATTTCTCAACTTACCTCTCGCATACGGTATTTAAAGTTTCAAAGAATTTGATGAGCTCAAGTGAAAACCCACAGGAGTGGTTttagaatttatttttgaattacgGAAATTATCTAGTGTTATCCTGATACTAATGAtcctaacttaaaaaaaaaaaaaaaatacaaccacaCATTGTACAGTGGAAAATACGAAAAGGACTAACACATTCTGTATGAATAGCAGCGCTGCCCCCTTCCCCAGGGGGACGCCTTACCGGTGGCTGACAGTCGCCAGCTAACTATCCTCACAGTGATCATCAACAAAGGCTTGAGGAAAAAATGTTAATTCCCCACCTTTTTATAATCATTAAAATGCTAATCAACAAACTTCATCACAGAAAGGGAGAAAAAAGATATAGCCCACTCATGTAGCATTCTAAATTCTATTATGAGTTATTCTTGCTTTACCCAATATGTAAAGCAATGCTTGGGTTATTAACTTTGTTGCACATTATGTAAGATTGTTCACTATTACCTGAAACACGCACACCAGTCCATAACCATACCAAAAGCATAACTATcaaaaaatttgaataaaaaacAACATTGGTACTAAGAGTATTGAAAGCAAACTAGTACTTATCACTACTTCATGATAAAATGATAATAAATTGAATCCAGTAACGACATCAAATAATAACAAAGAGTCATAGCCAGATCAAATAAAACATGCAAGCCAAAGCACAACATACAAAATAAAACTCTTAGTAGCAACATTAATCGGTAAGTGAACTACTTGAGTCAAATAAGAAGCAACTCTTGCCTCTAGAAcagaataaatattaaaataaaggcTTCAACACAAAGGTACTAAAAAAAAGACGAATTCACCTGAAAATGTCATTATTGTCGAGCATAAAAACACCAGGCCCGTCCCCATCATAGTCCTCAACAACCACAATCTTCCCAAGCCTTGCTCTCTCGCCTTCCTGCCACATATTCCCAACCTCCCTCCACTTGCCACAACCATTCTTCTTCACATCCATGACTACAGCATCCCTATAATATTCGTCCACGGGAAACACTCCAGAAATTGTCCTGGACTCCCCGTAGCCTCCCATCACCCAAAATTCCCTTTCCTCTCCACTCTCTACCAAAAACCCCACGCAACCTGCTCTATACCTGGGCAACCCGTCCATTGCTACCCACTCATCCCTCCCAACATCATATGTTTCCACCGAACTCATCCGACTTCCTGCTGCCCCAAATAACGTATGCCTCGACCCTCCACCAGCCACGATTATCTTTCCCAAATTAGGGATTGCAGCGCAAGCAAAGGAACCGCGAGGGGAGAGCATCGGAGATAGCTGGCCCCACGAGGATTCGACGAAATTGAAGCGGAAAGCGGATGAGGAAGGCGAAGGGCGATCCATAGGGAAAGACCGAGTGTCGAAGAGAGACCCACCAAGAACATAGAGATTGGGACCAAGAGATATGGCGGTAAAGTTGCAGAGTCCGTACACGTGAGGGTTACAGGGCATGAGTGGGAGCGGACGCCAGGCGAGATTATGCGGGTCAAAGAGGTAAGGGGACGAGATGGAAGGGTCCTGAGGGAATATACACAGGAGATGACTGAGATGGTGGAGGTGATGGCGgaaggaaattagggttttggaggagAGGAAGGCGGACCATGCCTTACAAGTGCATTTGATACGAGAATGGTGAGAGTAAGGGACCATGGAGAGAATTTGGGCTGCGATGTCGTTTGGGAGGCCGGGAATTAGAGTCACAGTCTCGTCGATTGACAGCAGTTGCGGAGACGCCGAATATGAAGAAGACAAGGACGGAAATTGATCCATTTCTATTCTTCTTCAATTTagataaaatcaaaatcaatcaaATCAAGCCAAGGCATACACATCCATCTCCCACCAGCCTCCCAATCTGAATATCTATTCACTATACACAAGCGATCAAAGGTCTGAAAGAATTGACAAATTCAATAATAAACGAGCAAGATGAATTAAGAAGCTTAAGTCATCTAAAATTCTCTGTTGCTCTCTTTATGGACATGGAAATTATAATTTGAAAATGGGAAGTCTCGTATCTTCATAGAGAAGCACGACCCGGAGGAGATGATTTGGTTGGCGTTTCTGTTGCTTATCGACTAAGCTTTTGCTGCACTTTCCAGAGATCAAGGAAAGTAAGCACTTGGGCCTTTTTGGGCCTTTCTCGTGTATCAGCCGTTTACGGTTAATGAACACGTGGAATGCCGCTGTTAACGTGGTTCTGCGTTTGCCTGCGGACAGAAAGAGAAGGAATTGGTAATGGATGGAGGCCATGTAAGAGCTGAGCTACGTGTCAAGTCCTTATTAGTAACTTTTTTTAGCCTGAGTGGTTTAGTTTTGTAgtctgtctttttttttttttaaataataataataataaaagtttgtACTTTGTAATCGCAATCGCTCAAAGTTGCGTTGATGGCGACATAATAAaaagaatttatttttaaatgtacatttttattttatcacAAACAGCAAAAGTCTAATCAAAACGTTAATTAACCATGTTTATAGCATTTAGACTTTGCAAAGGTTAAGGAAAGGCCTGCTTACAGCATTCTCTCAACGTTTCATAACCTTTAAACTAAGTAATAAATCAAGTGTCTCTAAATCcgtttttatttatttcaacccaGCAATTTAATGAAAGGATAAAccaatcaaatataaataaatatttaaaatgattgaatagttatttttcaaaaattcatTATCAAACTATTATTATTTGAtggaattcatttatatatacttATCTATAATTGGTTTATCATTATAAAACATTTCACATGAAATCActgttttattttataatttcatttagtaACGTGGGTGGCACAATTCTACTACTGTTAAGCAAGTTTATCTTTTAATTAAGCTAATGCATCTCCCCTCCTCATGGTTCTTGTTTCAAGAtaactggtttttttttttttaatttgaattgtacgttttatatttatatacatattcgtaatttaatttcttatatataattatatatatatatatgatataatattatcatgATATGTTgattttcaataattaattaaatttaatcttaTTATGTTGCTTTTATAAATAGTATTAGCAATGCCTTATATAATATGTACTGATTATAATGAATTCTCATTAAGTTGAGCACAAAAAAAGTCGGGAAATTATATACAAAAAAGGCAAACAAAAACCATACTACAAACTCAATAAGTGCAAAGATCAATCCGGACTGTCTTCATGATTATGTCTTTAAAATAGTAAAGACTGCCAGCAAAACTATGGGGTTTATCCTTTTTCAAGTATCTACAGTAATAGGAAACaacaaaaaataaaactaaattacCCACCAAAATCTCCATAAACCATATATGATATTAAATATAGTGCACTGAAGTTATGATGACATAACTTACATATACTTTGAGTTTAT harbors:
- the LOC110644872 gene encoding F-box/kelch-repeat protein OR23, whose translation is MDQFPSLSSSYSASPQLLSIDETVTLIPGLPNDIAAQILSMVPYSHHSRIKCTCKAWSAFLSSKTLISFRHHLHHLSHLLCIFPQDPSISSPYLFDPHNLAWRPLPLMPCNPHVYGLCNFTAISLGPNLYVLGGSLFDTRSFPMDRPSPSSSAFRFNFVESSWGQLSPMLSPRGSFACAAIPNLGKIIVAGGGSRHTLFGAAGSRMSSVETYDVGRDEWVAMDGLPRYRAGCVGFLVESGEEREFWVMGGYGESRTISGVFPVDEYYRDAVVMDVKKNGCGKWREVGNMWQEGERARLGKIVVVEDYDGDGPGVFMLDNNDIFRYDMVSNSWQKESGVPRKAPRNSSCGFVVLNGELLVMTFLKGGDATESRRPRQQKRVGSLLIQIYNPRKKTWRSLITKPPFHCLLDFNTAVMCTIQL